In a genomic window of Magnolia sinica isolate HGM2019 chromosome 14, MsV1, whole genome shotgun sequence:
- the LOC131226218 gene encoding plastidal glycolate/glycerate translocator 1, chloroplastic-like isoform X1 translates to MFPFYRVFSVLLVLDSVATSLMNFFEPATLFIQRWLPLFYVLSLVVLPLAVRDIPTASGLKICCILVVGWLASLSIAGYMALTVRKIVKTEMVAAEPMTKPSPFSSVEVWTWTAIFILSFALAFLSPMALGMTARTRLPFLLAATVLGYMVGSG, encoded by the exons atgTTTCCATTTTATCGTGTATTCTCCGTTTTGTTGGTTCTGGATTCTGTTGCAACGAGTTTGATGAATTTCTTTGAGCCGGCGACTCTGTTTATTCAGAGGTGGCTTCCTCTTTTTTATGTTCTGTCATTGGTGGTGTTGCCTCTGGCAGTAAGGGATATCCCTACAGCTTCGGGACTCAAGATCTGTTGCATCCTAG TTGTTGGGTGGTTGGCCTCACTTTCTATCGCAGGCTACATGGCCTTAACTGTGAGAAAGATTGTAAAGACAGAAATGGTAGCTGCTGAGCCAATGACAAAACCTTCACCATTTTCAAGCGTGGAGGTGTGGACTTGGACAGCCATTTTCATTTTATCATTTGCTCTCGCATTCTTGTCCCCAATGGCACTTGGGATGACCGCAAGGACACGGCTTCCTTTCTTACTTGCTGCCACTGTCTTAGGATATATGGTCGGTTCTGGGTAA
- the LOC131225020 gene encoding chorismate mutase 2-like, which yields MGHLAWAFGDAHEENSKTCVGRYENPECPFFPDDLPSPLAPPPDHTQVLYPKAASININKTIWNMYINKLLPLFTAEGDDGNYASTATCDLACLQAISRRIHYGMYVAEIKFRDCPQEYGPAVCAQNRDALMKMLTFENEEMVKRRVEKKAKVFGQEVSLDDKADKAKCF from the exons ATGGGGCACTTGGCTTGGGCATTTGGAGATGCACACGAGGAGAATTCCAAGACTTGT GTTGGTAGGTATGAAAACCCAGAGTGTCCGTTCTTCCCTGATGATTTACCATCCCCATTGGCTCCTCCTCCTGACCACACACAG GTGTTGTATCCTAAAGCTGCATCTATCAACATAAATAAGACCATATGGAATATGTACATCAACAAGCTGCTGCCGCTATTCACGGCCGAGGGTGATGATGGCAACTATGCGTCAACGGCAACGTGTGATCTCGCATGTTTGCAG GCTATCTCTAGAAGGATTCATTATGGAATGTATGTTGCCGAAATCAAATTCAGAGATTGCCCACAGGAGTATGGGCCTGCTGTCTGTGCTCAG AACAGGGATGCTCTGATGAAAATGTTGACATTTGAGAACGAAGAAATGGTGAAGAGAAGGGTGGAGAAGAAGGCGAAGGTGTTTGGGCAAGAAGTGAGCCTCGATGACAAAGCCGATAAGGCCAAGTGCTTTTGA
- the LOC131226214 gene encoding WAT1-related protein At4g08300-like isoform X2 — protein sequence MSCRGGIVAIYKRFKPHLLMVFAQFCYTFLYFFTEASFKHGMNPHVYVTYRHLVAGVLMFPFAYFLEKVGLTLNMYFASLRYTSPTFVASISNTISSLTFLLAVLLRLEGLDKSTRGMAKIVGTLVSLAGAMIMTLYRGPVLRNSGDGLIHIQGSTNVHENWMKGSLLTVVCCITWALWYIMQAITLKKYPAQLSLTTWMNFIGGAQSAVFTACMVHKPKAWTVGFNIDLWNILYSGVVVSGFVIFIQLWCTEEKGPVFVTMFNPLGTIVVALLAYFVLGEKLHTGSIIGGVIVIIGLYLLLWGKEGDRVDQIKSQEPSLSCEEPAEESEDKSIHLSGEGDKLKI from the exons ATGAGTTGTAGGGGTGGAATAGTGGCCATTTACAAGAGATTCAAGCCACATCTTCTCATGGTTTTTGCTCAATTTTGCTACACATTCCTTTACTTCTTCACAGAAGCTTCTTTCAAACATGGAATGAATCCTCACGTCTATGTCACCTACAGACACCTTGTAGCTGGTGTTCTCATGTTTCCCTTTGCCTATTTCCTTGAGAA GGTCGGATTAACACTAAACATGTACTTTGCAAGCTTAAGATACACATCTCCAACGTTCGTGGCATCCATTTCCAACACCATCTCTTCATTGACTTTTTTATTGGCAGTCCTTCTCAG ATTGGAGGGTTTGGATAAGAGCACACGTGGGATGGCAAAGATTGTTGGGACCCTGGTTTCACTGGCGGGTGCGATGATCATGACACTTTATAGAGGACCTGTTTTGAGGAATTCAGGGGATGGTCTCATTCACATCCAAGGAAGTACTAATGTCCACGAAAATTGGATGAAGGGATCCCTTCTTACAGTTGtttgctgcatcacatgggctttatggtaCATCATGCag GCAATCACATTGAAGAAATACCCGGCCCAGCTTTCACTAACAACGTGGATGAACTTTATTGGTGGGGCCCAATCAGCTGTTTTCACAGCATGCATGGTACACAAACCCAAGGCGTGGACTGTTGGATTCAACATCGACCTCTGGAATATCCTATATTCT GGAGTGGTAGTCTCAGGTTTCGTGATCTTCATACAACTATGGTGCACGGAAGAAAAAGGACCGGTTTTTGTAACCATGTTCAACCCTCTTGGAACCATAGTCGTTGCATTACTAGCATACTTTGTTCTTGGTGAAAAACTCCACACAGGAAG CATAATCGGAGGTGTTATTGTCATCATTGGACTCTACTTGCTGTTGTGGGGCAAAGAAGGAGATCGTGTGGACCAGATCAAGTCTCAAGAGCCCTCCTTATCTTGCGAAGAACCAGCGGAAGAAAGCGAAGATAAAAGCATTCATTTAAGCGGAGAGGGAGATAAGTTGAAGATCTAA
- the LOC131226214 gene encoding WAT1-related protein At5g07050-like isoform X1, which produces MSCRGGIVAIYKRFKPHLLMVFAQFCYTFLYFFTEASFKHGMNPHVYVTYRHLVAGVLMFPFAYFLEKKTRPKLTLALFLEISVLSLLGVGLTLNMYFASLRYTSPTFVASISNTISSLTFLLAVLLRLEGLDKSTRGMAKIVGTLVSLAGAMIMTLYRGPVLRNSGDGLIHIQGSTNVHENWMKGSLLTVVCCITWALWYIMQAITLKKYPAQLSLTTWMNFIGGAQSAVFTACMVHKPKAWTVGFNIDLWNILYSGVVVSGFVIFIQLWCTEEKGPVFVTMFNPLGTIVVALLAYFVLGEKLHTGSIIGGVIVIIGLYLLLWGKEGDRVDQIKSQEPSLSCEEPAEESEDKSIHLSGEGDKLKI; this is translated from the exons ATGAGTTGTAGGGGTGGAATAGTGGCCATTTACAAGAGATTCAAGCCACATCTTCTCATGGTTTTTGCTCAATTTTGCTACACATTCCTTTACTTCTTCACAGAAGCTTCTTTCAAACATGGAATGAATCCTCACGTCTATGTCACCTACAGACACCTTGTAGCTGGTGTTCTCATGTTTCCCTTTGCCTATTTCCTTGAGAA AAAAACAAGGCCAAAGCTCACACTCGCATTGTTCTTGGAGATATCTGTACTCTCTCTTCTTGG GGTCGGATTAACACTAAACATGTACTTTGCAAGCTTAAGATACACATCTCCAACGTTCGTGGCATCCATTTCCAACACCATCTCTTCATTGACTTTTTTATTGGCAGTCCTTCTCAG ATTGGAGGGTTTGGATAAGAGCACACGTGGGATGGCAAAGATTGTTGGGACCCTGGTTTCACTGGCGGGTGCGATGATCATGACACTTTATAGAGGACCTGTTTTGAGGAATTCAGGGGATGGTCTCATTCACATCCAAGGAAGTACTAATGTCCACGAAAATTGGATGAAGGGATCCCTTCTTACAGTTGtttgctgcatcacatgggctttatggtaCATCATGCag GCAATCACATTGAAGAAATACCCGGCCCAGCTTTCACTAACAACGTGGATGAACTTTATTGGTGGGGCCCAATCAGCTGTTTTCACAGCATGCATGGTACACAAACCCAAGGCGTGGACTGTTGGATTCAACATCGACCTCTGGAATATCCTATATTCT GGAGTGGTAGTCTCAGGTTTCGTGATCTTCATACAACTATGGTGCACGGAAGAAAAAGGACCGGTTTTTGTAACCATGTTCAACCCTCTTGGAACCATAGTCGTTGCATTACTAGCATACTTTGTTCTTGGTGAAAAACTCCACACAGGAAG CATAATCGGAGGTGTTATTGTCATCATTGGACTCTACTTGCTGTTGTGGGGCAAAGAAGGAGATCGTGTGGACCAGATCAAGTCTCAAGAGCCCTCCTTATCTTGCGAAGAACCAGCGGAAGAAAGCGAAGATAAAAGCATTCATTTAAGCGGAGAGGGAGATAAGTTGAAGATCTAA